The sequence ATGAACATAGGAAACGGTCTTGGCAAAGTGGGCGGCCCGGCGCTGGCCATCATTCTGTGCAGAATTATACAATTTTTGCAACTCTTCGCGAGCATTGTTGTGTTCATTCATATAAATATAGCTGGTTGCAATACCGAGATAGGAAGCAGTAAATGAAGGATCTTGTTGCAGAGCTTTGCGATAATTTTCAATCGAAGCAGCAAACTTACCAATCTTCAGAAGGAGTTCCGCATAAGAATCATACGGATTCGGATCGTCAGGAATAACTTCGATGTATTTTTTGAAAGTCCGCTCAGAATCTTCATATTTTTCCAAAAAACGGTAAGCGTAGCCGAGTTGATTATAGGGTTGCGAAAACTCAGGATTGATTTTGATTGCCTTCTCATACTGCTCGATGGCATATTTATACTGCTGCTGGCCAAAGTAATGCCCGCCCAGAATATTCTGACAACGTTCGTCATGTGGATATTTCTCAGCTAACTTTTGAAAGAGCTCCCGCTGCTTCACGGGATTTCCATCGGTACCTGCCTTAGCCCCAAGAATCCACCACCTCTCCCCTTCAGACACTGCATCAGCCAGTGAAACTGCTTTTTCCAGGGACGCAAAGAATTCTTTTGTGCTGGTGGACGTAAAAGCCAAACTGAAATGCCCAATGGCAAAATCAGGATCTTCCGCGACGGCTTTCAGAAAGTAAGGCCGGGCATCAAGAGCGCGCAGCTTCTCCTGCAGGTCTCTACCCTGCAAATAAAGTTCGCGCGCTTTTTCGGAGGCGGTGGTAATCGGTAATTTGGCGGCATCATCCGAAGTGGCTGCCGCGCATCCGGACAAAAGAACAGAAAGAGTAAAAACAAGAACGTAACTTACAAACTGCTTGATTCTCATGGTTTTCCTCCATGCTTTAGTTAAAAAATAGGTGATTTAAGAAGGGTCTAAGCTATATACTTAGATAATGAAGAAATTATGCGTTGAAAAGGACGATTGGCAGGATTGGGTTAGTAAGAGGTTGTTTTTGGAAATGAAGAGTCAAGTAGCACCTTAAAAAGGTCTCGCGATTTTCTCCAAAACCAACTTCCGTTTGTCTCGTGAAACCGG comes from candidate division KSB1 bacterium and encodes:
- a CDS encoding tetratricopeptide repeat protein, giving the protein MRIKQFVSYVLVFTLSVLLSGCAAATSDDAAKLPITTASEKARELYLQGRDLQEKLRALDARPYFLKAVAEDPDFAIGHFSLAFTSTSTKEFFASLEKAVSLADAVSEGERWWILGAKAGTDGNPVKQRELFQKLAEKYPHDERCQNILGGHYFGQQQYKYAIEQYEKAIKINPEFSQPYNQLGYAYRFLEKYEDSERTFKKYIEVIPDDPNPYDSYAELLLKIGKFAASIENYRKALQQDPSFTASYLGIATSYIYMNEHNNAREELQKLYNSAQNDGQRRAAHFAKTVSYVH